One segment of Cololabis saira isolate AMF1-May2022 chromosome 9, fColSai1.1, whole genome shotgun sequence DNA contains the following:
- the zfand5a gene encoding AN1-type zinc finger protein 5a — MAQETNQSPVPMLCATGCGFYGNPRTNGMCSVCYKEHLTRQQSSDRMSPLSPMGSTASPTSEVSAIQRLEASLAKVDASPASSPDMSRTVQGSLPVTQQMTEMSISREDKPDPLEPVVSQPAASSPTPVASTSVEEGKGDPSKPKKNRCFMCRKRVGLTGFDCRCGNLFCGIHRYSDKHNCPYDYKAEAAAKIRKENPVVVADKIQRI, encoded by the exons ATGGCTCAAGAGACGAACCAGAGCCCGGTCCCCATGCTTTGTGCCACAGGCTGTGGTTTCTATGGCAACCCAAGAACAAATGGCATGTGCTCTGTATGCTATAAAGAACACCTGACGCGGCAGCAGAGCAGCGACCGCATGAGCCCCCTCAGCCCAATGG GCTCCACTGCTAGTCCTACCTCAGAGGTCTCGGCTATCCAGAGACTAGAAGCCAGTTTGGCTAAGGTTGATGCCTCCCCTGCCTCTTCTCCAGACATGTCTAG AACTGTTCAAGGATCTCTCCCTGTGACTCAACAAATGACAGAGATGAGCATCTCGAGAGAGGATAAACCTGACCCTCTAGAGCCTG TTGTAAGTCAGCCTGCTGCTTCTAGCCCAACTCCTGTAGCTTCTACCAGTGTTGAAGAAGGCAAGGGAGACCCCTCCAAACCCAAGAAGAACAGATGTTTCATGTGCCGTAAAAGGGTGGGACTTACAG GGTTTGACTGTCGCTGTGGGAACCTGTTCTGTGGCATCCACCGATACTCTGACAAGCACAACTGTCCCTACGATTACAAGGCCGAAGCTGCCGCCAAGATCCGCAAGGAGAACCCTGTGGTTGTGGCTGACAAGATACAGAGAATATAG